One genomic window of Candidatus Kuenenia stuttgartiensis includes the following:
- a CDS encoding DNA-binding protein, whose amino-acid sequence MKKISVIVAVVVIVTTSMLTESFSQPKGGMKWKGSCGWSTSGQYGRLFDPATVETLHGEVTNVDIFIPQKGMSGGVHLTLKTDKGEIPVHLGPAWYIENQEIAIEQNDMIEVKGSRINFEGKPAIIAANVRKGDAVLTLRDEKGTPVWSGWRRK is encoded by the coding sequence ATGAAGAAGATAAGTGTGATTGTAGCAGTAGTGGTAATAGTTACTACCAGTATGTTAACAGAATCCTTTTCCCAGCCCAAGGGGGGTATGAAGTGGAAAGGAAGTTGTGGCTGGAGTACAAGCGGACAATACGGGAGGTTATTTGATCCGGCTACTGTAGAGACCTTACATGGAGAGGTGACGAATGTAGATATCTTTATCCCTCAGAAGGGCATGTCCGGCGGTGTACACCTTACGCTAAAAACGGATAAGGGAGAAATTCCGGTTCATCTGGGTCCGGCCTGGTATATTGAGAACCAGGAAATTGCTATCGAACAGAATGATATGATTGAGGTCAAAGGTTCGAGGATTAATTTCGAAGGAAAACCGGCAATCATTGCCGCAAATGTCAGGAAGGGCGATGCTGTATTAACGCTTCGCGATGAAAAAGGAACTCCTGTATGGAGCGGATGGCGAAGAAAGTAA
- a CDS encoding cytochrome B6 translates to MVIERKYGIRLLTITILFCAGLKFSHAQEGAISDKPIIKQESRESSYSSVIEEPIDKAIEHDKAKKDGIMKRHMDLLNERYDLSMKVTNDVTMSRGKPLPVGPTARLKDGMSWEKLSTMTPEDIKEKNVFPYLPLPHPNHATGGMLFSQIQVEKFPRLKRFDLDFDIPEYFLPEFPPAIFLTTHKDKGDVSQGKVVTLENYYELFNGLLNPKQLEGLRLLVTQFPQQQFNATADRKSEKPSQGVTCFDCHLNGHTSAATHLVGDIRPQSHRNRLDTPTLRGVNIQRLFGSQRALKSIEDFTEFEQRAAYFDGDILTAIKKGTNILERGSQVHFMAEFQSLLDFPPAPKLDIFGRLDTKKATDSEIRGQAIFFSKGKCFKCHPAPYYTDNLMHDLQVERFYKPQVINGQYIRAEGPIKTFPLRGIKDSPPYLHDGRLLTLEDTVEFFNLVLETNLNVEEKNDLVAFLRQL, encoded by the coding sequence ATGGTTATTGAAAGGAAATACGGCATAAGACTTTTGACTATTACTATATTATTTTGTGCAGGATTGAAGTTTTCCCATGCACAGGAAGGCGCGATTTCTGACAAGCCAATTATAAAACAGGAAAGTAGGGAATCTAGCTATTCTTCAGTCATAGAAGAACCGATTGATAAGGCTATTGAACATGATAAAGCAAAGAAGGACGGCATTATGAAACGCCATATGGATTTGCTTAATGAACGCTATGATCTCTCCATGAAAGTAACGAACGACGTCACCATGTCACGTGGAAAACCTTTGCCGGTAGGGCCCACTGCGCGGTTGAAAGATGGAATGTCATGGGAAAAACTGTCAACTATGACGCCGGAAGATATAAAAGAAAAAAATGTATTTCCGTATCTTCCTCTGCCCCATCCAAACCATGCCACCGGCGGGATGTTGTTTTCTCAAATACAGGTGGAAAAATTCCCACGGCTGAAGCGCTTTGATCTGGATTTTGACATACCGGAGTATTTTTTGCCAGAATTTCCGCCTGCCATTTTTCTTACTACTCATAAGGATAAAGGAGATGTGTCTCAGGGGAAAGTGGTGACTTTGGAAAACTATTATGAATTGTTTAATGGTCTTTTAAATCCTAAACAACTTGAGGGCCTGCGGCTTTTGGTAACACAGTTTCCTCAGCAGCAGTTTAATGCAACTGCTGACAGGAAGAGTGAAAAGCCCAGTCAGGGAGTAACCTGTTTTGATTGTCACCTGAATGGCCACACATCGGCAGCCACGCATCTGGTGGGAGATATCCGTCCGCAATCTCATAGAAATCGCCTCGATACCCCAACGTTACGTGGGGTTAATATTCAGCGGCTTTTCGGGTCGCAACGCGCATTAAAATCCATAGAGGATTTCACTGAGTTTGAGCAGCGAGCCGCATATTTTGACGGAGATATTCTGACGGCAATAAAGAAAGGTACAAATATTCTTGAACGCGGCAGCCAGGTACATTTCATGGCAGAGTTTCAGTCGCTTCTGGATTTTCCTCCAGCGCCAAAACTTGATATTTTTGGCCGCCTAGATACAAAAAAGGCTACCGATTCTGAAATAAGGGGACAGGCAATATTTTTCAGCAAAGGAAAATGCTTTAAATGTCACCCTGCACCATATTACACCGATAACCTTATGCACGATCTTCAGGTTGAGAGATTCTACAAGCCGCAGGTGATCAATGGTCAGTATATCCGCGCAGAAGGGCCTATCAAGACATTCCCTCTCAGGGGAATTAAAGATTCGCCCCCTTATCTGCACGACGGGAGATTGTTGACGCTGGAAGATACTGTGGAATTTTTTAACCTTGTGTTAGAAACAAACCTGAATGTGGAAGAGAAAAATGACCTCGTTGCCTTCCTGAGACAATTATGA
- a CDS encoding carboxypeptidase regulatory-like domain-containing protein, translating into MKKNVMNFFVLFFIVFTLNAVPLVYAEEGETLSAEEAAALQKKLSAAQLELKKAVKNVPEIENAGTIKGVVTCARSRTNADAIVFIEKVGDNVFDPPKEHAVVDQLNLTYVPHVIAIQKGTVVDFPNSDAVRHNVFSPPTAAMQFNLGTYPAGVVKEVLFDVVGETPLLCNVHAEMSGFVVSFENPYFAVTDDAGNYSIEGVPPGKYVLKTWHERLMSLSKEVVVEEGKTVNVNFELKRRR; encoded by the coding sequence CAGTGCCGTTGGTATACGCAGAGGAGGGAGAGACTTTAAGCGCTGAAGAAGCGGCAGCGCTACAGAAGAAACTTAGCGCCGCACAATTGGAGTTAAAAAAAGCGGTTAAAAATGTTCCGGAAATCGAGAATGCGGGAACCATTAAAGGGGTTGTTACCTGTGCGAGATCAAGGACAAATGCCGATGCTATTGTGTTTATTGAAAAAGTTGGAGATAACGTATTTGATCCGCCAAAAGAACATGCGGTAGTAGACCAATTGAATTTAACCTATGTTCCGCATGTAATAGCAATACAAAAAGGCACCGTTGTTGACTTTCCGAATAGTGATGCTGTACGACACAATGTTTTCTCTCCCCCAACTGCTGCAATGCAATTTAACCTTGGCACCTATCCCGCCGGCGTTGTGAAAGAAGTCTTATTCGATGTTGTGGGAGAAACCCCGCTGCTTTGCAATGTACATGCAGAAATGTCCGGATTTGTCGTTTCATTTGAGAATCCGTATTTTGCAGTTACCGACGATGCAGGAAATTATAGTATTGAAGGTGTTCCACCTGGTAAATATGTGCTAAAAACCTGGCACGAAAGGCTTATGTCTTTGTCCAAAGAGGTTGTGGTGGAAGAGGGAAAGACGGTAAACGTTAATTTTGAACTTAAAAGGAGGAGGTAG